The following is a genomic window from Chitinophaga caseinilytica.
AGTTTCGAACATAAATTATTGGAAGTAATATTTGCCTTTGATGAGCTCTTCCTCTTTTTCGCCGGTGGTGCAGGCGTAGCTGAACCCGGGATGGAGGCAGTACGCGCCGTGCTCGCCTTTTTTGTTGAGGGCGAGGAAGCCGATCTGGATCTCCTTCGCCTTGGCGGGTTTTTTCTTCACGATGCGCAGCACCGCTTCCTTGCAGGCGGCTTCGGGGGAATATCCCTGGCGCATCAGTTCCACCACCAAAAAGCTCCCTACTACACGGATCACTTCTTCTCCCACACCGGTTGCCGTGGCGGCGCCTATTTCGTTATCGACGTACAAACCCGCACCGATAATAGGCGAATCGCCCACCCGGCCGTGCATCTTGAAGGCCATGCCGCTGGTAGTGCAGGCGCCGGAAAGGTTCCCGGCCGCGTCGAGGGCTACCATGCCGATGGTATCGTGGTTCCAGGCGTTGCCGGGCAGGCGCAGCGGGTTGAACGCCGTGGTGCCTTTGCCTTCGTACGACTGGTTCTCGATATTGATGACGGGTTTATATTCCGCTTTTTTCAGCCATTCTTTCCACGCTTTTTCGGATTCGGGCGTGAGGAGGTTTTCTTTCTGGAAACCGTTCTCCAGCGCAAATTGCAGTGCGCCGTCGCCCACGAGCATCACGTGCGGCGTTTTCTCCATGACTTTGCGGGCCACGGAGATCGGGTGTTTGATGTGCTCTATGGCAGCCACGGAACCGCAGTTCCCGAACTCGTCCATGATGCAGGCGTCCAGCGTAACGCGGCCGTCGCGGTCGGGATAACCGCCGTAACCAACGGTTACGTTCTTTTCGTCGGCCTCGGGCACGTGTACACCGGCTTCAACGGCGTCGAGCGCACGGCCGCCTTTGCCCAGTACGCCCCATGCGGCACGGTTGGCGGCGATACCGAAATCCCACGTCGAAACAACGATCGGTTTACGGGCCTTGCCGCGGGATGCGGCCGCTGCGGGGATACCGTCCAGCGAAAGTGCGGCGGCGCCCAGTGCGGCGGTTTTCAAGAAATTCCTTCTGCTCTTCATACTACACTAAAGGTTATGTCACTGTTAATCTTTCATTTCCCAGGCCATGGCGCTGGCGCCGAGAATGGCGGCGTCGCTTTCCTTGAGCTCGGAGAACAGCAATTTAACTTTATTCTGGAAGATGGGGAGCAGGTTTACTTCCATGTGCTCGCGAACGGGGCGCATGATAAGGTCGCCTGCCTGCGTCAGGCCGCCGAACAGCACGATGGCTTCGGGGCTGGAGAACATCACGAAGTTGGCGAGCGCTTCCCCGAGTACCTTACCGGTGAACTCGTAGATCTCGATGGCCAGTTTATCGCCTTTGATGGCGGCTTCGTAAATGAGCTTGGAATCGATCTCCTCGCGGCTGTGGTTGCGAAGCATGGAATCCAGTTCCGGATGGGCTTCGAGCAGTTCCAGCGCGGTATTGGTAACACCGGTTGCGGAAGCGTACGATTCGAGGGAGCCACGGGCGCCGGTGCCAGGATGGAGACGGCCGCCGGGCACTACGATCACGTGGCCGAGCTCGCCGGCGAAGCCGTCGTGGCCATAGATCAGCTGTCCGTTAGCGACGATGCCGCTGCCTACGCCAGTGCCGAGCGTGATGGTGATAAAGTCTTTCATGCCGCGGGCGGAGCCGTAGGTCATTTCACCGAGGGCGGCCGCGTTGGCGTCGTTGGTAAGGACCGTGGGAAGGCCGAAGAGGTCTTCCAGCATTTGCGCCAGGGGCACGATGCCTTTCCAGCGCAGGTTCGGAGCGTATTCGATGTTGCCGGTATAGTAGTTGCCGTTGGGGGCGCCTACGCCGATACCGCGGATGTTTTCGATGCCGCCGACCTGTTCGATCAGTTTGGTGAGCCGCTGGTGCAGCTCTTCGAGAAACATGGTAACTTCTTCGTGTGCTTTGGTTGACATGCGGTCCTGGCAAAGGATGTTGCCACGACGGTCTACAATACCGAATTTAGTGTTCGTTCCACCGATATCAATGCCCACCGCTAGTTGCTGACTCATAGTCTATTCCTTGGGATTTTAAAATTGATTTTACGCGTAATGCAAAGAATGCCAGGTATGCGAAGCATGCCACCGGCACGATATAAGACGTGTGAATGCCGATCGAGTCTGCGATACCGCCCTGTAACGGGGGAACCAGCGCGCCGCCGAGGATCATCATGATGAGGAACGACGAGCCCTGGCCGGTATATTTACCCAGGCCGGCGATCGAGAGGCTGAAGATGCAGGGCCACATCACCGAGCAGAACAGGCCGCCGCTGATGAATGCGAACGTGGCCACCTGGCCGGTCGTGAACAGGCCGATGATCATGGCCGCAACGCCCATCACACCGAAGGTGAGCAGCGTTTTGGCCGGCTTTTCCTGACCGTAGAAGAAACCCAGGATCTGGATCACGATACAGATCGCGAAGGGGTACAGGATGGTAATGTCGTTCCCTTTCATGGCGTTGGCACCGAGGATGACGGCGTAAGCGATGAAAGGTACTACAACCGACAGCACCTGGCGGGCGATTTTCGAGATATTGAACACGCTGATGGCGCCCGTCCACCGGCCGATCATCAAACCGCCCCAGAAGATCGAGATATAGGGGCTGATCTCGGATTCATGCAGGCCTTCCGGCGTGAGGAACCCGGGTGTTTTCAGCAGTTCGCCGAGGTTGGAGGAAGTGCTCACTTCCACGCCTACATACACGAAGATGGCGATCATCCCCATGATAAGCTGCGGATATTTCATGGCGCCCCATCCGTCGCCGTTGGAGCGGGCCGTGAACTGGCTGTAGAAAAGGATTACCAGGATACCTACGATCCCGGCGATGAAGTAGGGCAGGGGGTGGGTGGTAACGCCCGTCCCGATGGCGATCACGACGAACATCAGGGTGATGCCCAGCAGGGAGCGCGTAGCCTTGGGGGAAGATTCGAAATGATCGTCTTCCGTGCCCTTCGGCATTTTGGTAGCTGCGAAAATACCTGCCGCTGCGAGGAAGAGGCCTACGAGCGTGAGGTACAATACGTTGATCTTGCTGATATCGGTGTCTCCGGAATCGCCGCTCACTTTAGCGGAGCCGAACAGGAGGATGGATACGATGATGGGGCCGATGGTAGTGCCGAAGGAGTTCACACCGCCGGCGAGATTGAGCCGGTGCGCGCCGCCGGCGGGGTCGCCCAGGAGGATGGCGAAGGGATTGGCGGCCGTTTGCTGGAGCGAGAAGCCGAGGGCCACGATGAAGTAGGCGCCCAGGATCAGGTAGAAGGCTGCGGTTTTGTCGGTCATGCCCAGGCCGAGGTTCACGGCACCGATAGTGGCGGCCGCGCCTACGCCGGAAATGATCAGGCCATATATGATCCCTTTCTTGAAACCGATACGGTTCAGGATGTCGACCCCTTTCATGGCAGAAAGGAGGTACAGGATGAGAGACCCTACGAAGTAAGCCCCGTAAAATGCGAAGTCGATGAGCTGCGACTGGATTTGCGTCAGCTCGAAGTGCGCTTTACAGAAGGGAATAAGTATACTGTTGGAGGCCGCTACGAATCCCCAGAAAAAGAAAACGAGGACCAGTACGGAAAACGACGGATGCGTACCCTGTTTTTGTGGCGTGGACATATACCGTTAAATTTTGGTAAAATTAGGGTCTAAATGTATAATTATTTTTTTGAGAAAAGGTCAAAAAGAAACCGGAACAGCTTATTTTTTTACATTGCTCAAACGTTTTAGCTAATATATTTATGAATTTAGCGAATTGTTCATTATGTTCGTGGCTATTCTTTGAACAATCAACCTTTGTCATTCATGAGTAATCAGACAGCTGCAGCTCCTCCCGTGGCCGCGCAACGTAACAACTACGCCCAGGCGATGGTGATCATCGCGGCGCTATTCTTTATTTTCGGCTTTGTGACCTGGCTGAACTCCGTACTGATCCCGTTCCTGCAACAGGCCTGTGAATTGACGGACACCGTAGCTTACCTCGTTACTTTCGCCTTTTATATTTCATATGTAGTGATGGCGATCCCTTCTTCCGTGATCCTCAAGAAGATAGGCTTCCCCAAGGGCATGTCGCTCGGGTTGCTGATCATCGCTGCCGGTTCGCTCATCTTCATTCCCGCGGCGCAGATGCGTTCGTACCCGCTGTTCCTGGTCGGGCTTTTCACCCAGGGCACCGGCCTTGCGCTCCTGCAAACCGCTTCCAACCCTTATGTTACGATCCTCGGCCCCATCGAAAGCGCCGCTAAACGTATTAGCATCATGGGTATCTGTAATAAACTGGCCGGCATCATCGGTATTTTCGTGCTGGCGAAGCTGCTGTTCAGCGACACCGAAGCCGTTTCCGCCAAAATCGCCACCCTCGTGGGCGCAGAGCGCGAAGCGGAGCTCGACCTGCTGGCCGGCCGCCTCGTAGTTCCTTACGCTGTTATGGCTGGTGTGCTCGTGCTGCTCGCCATTTTCGTTCGCCGCTCCCACCTGCCTGAAATCAACCAGGACGAAGACGCCGCCCAAGCCGGAGGCGCAGACAAATACGGTCGCAAATCCGTGTTCGACATTCCCTATCTGCTGATCGGCGTACTGAGCATCTTCCTCTACGTTGGCGTGGAAGTACTGGCGATCGATACCCTCACGAACTATGGAACTTACACCGGCCTGGCGAAAGACGTGGCCTCCCACCTCGCTATCTACTGCCTGTTCGCTTTCGGCGTAGGCTATATGCTCGGCGTGGCACTGGTGCCCAAAGTCCTGTCCCAGAAAAACGCACTGATGATCTGCGCGATCATGGGCATCGTATTCACTGCCGGCGCGCTGCTGACCAGTGGTATGACCTCCATCGTCTTCATCATTCTCCTCAGCTTCGCCCATTCGCTCATGTGGCCTGGCATCTGGCCCCTGGCGATCGATAAGCTCGGTCGTTTCACCAAAACCGGTTCCGCATTACTGGTAATGGGTATCGGCGGTGGCGCCATCCTGCCGCTGATCTACGGTGCCATCGTAGACGCCATGGGCGGCAACCGCCAGATCCCCTACGCGATCATGATCCCCTGCTACCTGGTGATCCTGTATTTCGCTGTAGCCGGTCACAAAAAAGGACTGCCTGCCAAATAAGCCTGGTAAAGATATAATATGGAAAGCCCCCGGAGACCGCAGTCCCGGGGGCTTTTCCTTTCCCGCCAACCCCTCCCGGCCAACAATTTTCAGAATTCTCCGCCTTTTTATTATTTTTAGGTGTAAAATTTACCCTTATAAATGATCGCAACAGCCACAGCCGAGTTCCGCAAGCGTTTTAACCGGGAGCCCCTCATCGTCAGCTCCCCCGGAAGGATCAACCTCATCGGAGAACACACCGACTATAACGAAGGGTTCGTGTTGCCCGCCGCCATCGACAAGCGTATCGTGTACGCCATTGCACTGAACGGTACAGACACCTGCAACGCCCACGCCCTGTTCAACGGCGAAACACAGTCTTTCTCCCTCGAAAACATCGAGCCCGGCGGCGATTGGATCAATTATATCAAAGGCGTAGTGTACCATTTGCAGCAACAGGGGTACGATGTGAAAGGGTTCGATTGCGTCATCACCGGCGATATCCCCATCGGCGCAGGCATGAGCAGCTCCGCCGCTGTAGAAGGTGGCCTGGCCGTAGGGCTCGACCATCTCCTGAACTTCAACCTTTCCCGCATGGAAATGGCCCGCATCGGTCAGTTGGCGGAACATACCTTCCCGGGTGTGAAATGCGGCATTATGGACCAGTTCGCGAATCTGCACGGCCGTAAAGACAGCGTCATGCTGCTCGATTGCCGCAGCCTCGATTATCAATATTTCCCCTTCCGGTTTTCGGACGAAGTGAAAGTGGTGCTGGTGAACTCGATGGTCCACCATTCCCTCGCATCTTCGGAATACAACGTTCGCCGCGCGCAGTGCGAAGAAGGGGTGAAGATCCTGCGGGATGTGTACCCCGGCATCAACAGCCTCCGCGATCTCACGTCGGAACAGATCATCCAGCAAAAACATATACTGCCCGCCAAAGTGTACGACCGCTGCCTCTACGTGACCCAGGAAAACGAGCGGGTAGAAAAAGCCTGCGCACATTTACAACGCAACGAGCTGAAAGAAGCCGGCGCGCTCATGTTCGCTTCCCACGAAGGATTGAGCAAACTCTACGAAGTATCCTGCCCGGAGCTGGATTTCCTGGCCCAGCTGGCCGCGCAACGCCCCGAAGTGGCCGGCGCGCGCATGATGGGCGGTGGCTTCGGCGGATGCACCATCAACCTCGTTCAAACAGACAAAGTCGGGGATTTCTGCGATTTCGTGCAGGAACAGTTCCGCCAGCGTTACGGCGTTTCGCCGGAGATCTATATTACTTCCATCGAAGACGGCGCCAAAGTCCAGTTGACCGCCGAAGCCGTGGCATAAAAATCTTCCGGGCAACAAAAAAGCCGGCTGCACATCGCGGCCGGCTTTTTTATGTATAAAAGTCGCATTAACGTGGCGCTGCAAAATCAACGGTGAGGCCGATGCGCAGGGTGTTGGACAGCGGGTTGCGGTTGGTGCCGTTGCCGGTTGGCACCAGGTACGACAAGTTCATGCCCACCATGCGGTAGCGACCGCCGATGCCGGCCGTGATCTCGTGCACGCTGCCTTCGCGCTTCTTGCCGGAAACATAACCCAGCCTTGCGCTGAACGCATTCCGGAACGAATATTCCGCGCCGCCCGAAAAGCGCCAGGTATTGTTGCTGAAAGATTTGAACCAGGCTTCCATGGCGCCCGTTTCATAATATTCCTTCACGTCGGTCATCTTCGGTACCATCAGTTTATTCACTTCCGCGCCCAGCATCAGTTTATGATCTTCCTGCATGGCGAAGGTGTAAGCCGCGCCCAGGCCGAGGTTCGCGGGAAGGAACTCCTTCTGGTCGGAATCGCCGCGGTAAGCAATGCGCGAACCGAGATTGCTCAACGCCAGGCCCGCCGTAAAACCCTGTCCTGCATCGTTCAACCCGGAATAAAACAACGAAACGTCGCCCGCTACGGCCGTGGCGGCTTTGTAGCGTACCGCGTTCAGGTTGCCGCGCACCAGGCTGGAGTTGATGTAGCGGAACGCCACGCCGATGCCGAAACGGTCGGTCAGCTTGCGCGCATACCCCACGTCGAACGACATTTCACGGGGATACGAAGTTTTCAGCAACTGGCCGTTATGGTCTGTCAGCGGCAGGTTGCCCAGGCTGAAATAGCGGATGTTGGCGGAGATGGCCTGTTTGTCGTCCAGTTTGTAATACCCGCCGGCATGCAGGAGGTACACGCTTTCGGTGATGTCGCGCAGCCATGGGCTGTAATTCACGGCCAGCGATCCCGTGCTGTCGGCGAAGGGCGTTTTGGCGAGGTTCCACAGGCCGCTGTTCGCATCCGGACTGGTGGCGAGGCCCATATTGCCCATACCCGTCGAACGCGCATCCGGTGCAATGCGAAGGAAGGGAACGGCGGATGAGGTGATATCGACGGTATTGTTCGTTGATTGTCCGCTGGCGGCGCCGGCGCAGGTAAGCAGCAGCGCAGCGATCGAATGGCGGAACAGGTGTATCTTTTTCATGTATCTCTTTTTGAAGCCGGGCCACGCGGGCCCGGCTATTTGTTTTAGTTAATCGCTACGTTTTGGGTCAGCTTGATCTTGTCTCCCAGTACCTGCAGGATGTACATACCGGTCGGGATGTTGGAAACATTCAGTTGGAAAGTATTGTTCCGGTTGTCGAGGCTGATGTATTCATGATACACGCGTTGGCCGGAGGTGGAGAAGAGCATGATGCTCGCTTTTTGTCTTTCCATGACTGTAACGTTTACCTGCAGCGTGTTGCGGCTGCTGGCCCAGGCTTTCACGATGTCTTTCGGTTTTTCCGTCACCCTGAGCACACCGGCCACGGTAGTGATGTTGTAGTTACGGTCGATGCCGGTGGTGATGGTGATGGGATAGCTTCCTGCGCGGCTGTATTCCGTGGCGGCCGTCCGCAGGATCACGGGAGCCGTGAGCGCGGAGGGGCCTTCGTTCAATACAAACCCGATGTAAGTCGCGTTGAGGGCCGGGTTGGCGGCGCCAACTTCCTGGTTTTGTCGGCGGCCCTGATCGTCAATGGCGCTTTGGCTACCGTGAGCGTCCGGGTAACGGGCGTTGCGGGCAGCCATTCGTTGTTGCCGGCCTGGCGCGCCGTGATCACGGCGGTGCCTGCGCCTACGATGTGGAGCTGGCCATTGATGATGGTGGCCACGTTCGGATTGCCGCTGGTATACGTCACGGCCAGGTTCGAAGACGCGCTGGCACCCGCCGCGAAGTCGCCGTCGCCGTAGGTTTTCGGCGCGAGGTTCGGGAAGGTGATGGTTTGCGTCCGTGAGCGCGGCGTAACGGTCAGCGTGCCTGGAACGTAGGTCAGCGTATAATTGCCGGAAGCTGCGCCGGTCGCGGTGATCGGGTAGTTGCCGGGCGTGGAGTTGCGGTCGGCGGTAGTGGAAACGATGGGCGCGGTTTGCAGATCGCTGGCGTTGTCACCATTCACGAAACCGGTGTAACGAACGGTCAGTGGCGGATTGTCGGTGCCCTGGACTTTCGTCTTATCCTCGGCGGTGACGGTCAGCGAAGCTTTGGCGATGGCGAAGCTGTGAATGGCCGGTGTAGCGGCTTCCCAGTTGTTGTCGCCGGGCTGCTCTGCCCTGATCCGCGCGGTCCCTGCTTTGAGGATGCGGACCGTTGCGCCGGTAATTGCTACGATATCCGGCGTTTCGCTTACAAAACGAACGGGCAGATTGGAAGTGGCGGCGGCGGTCAGCGCGAAATTGGCGTTGCCGTACACTTTATTGG
Proteins encoded in this region:
- the galK gene encoding galactokinase, which produces MIATATAEFRKRFNREPLIVSSPGRINLIGEHTDYNEGFVLPAAIDKRIVYAIALNGTDTCNAHALFNGETQSFSLENIEPGGDWINYIKGVVYHLQQQGYDVKGFDCVITGDIPIGAGMSSSAAVEGGLAVGLDHLLNFNLSRMEMARIGQLAEHTFPGVKCGIMDQFANLHGRKDSVMLLDCRSLDYQYFPFRFSDEVKVVLVNSMVHHSLASSEYNVRRAQCEEGVKILRDVYPGINSLRDLTSEQIIQQKHILPAKVYDRCLYVTQENERVEKACAHLQRNELKEAGALMFASHEGLSKLYEVSCPELDFLAQLAAQRPEVAGARMMGGGFGGCTINLVQTDKVGDFCDFVQEQFRQRYGVSPEIYITSIEDGAKVQLTAEAVA
- a CDS encoding sugar MFS transporter, encoding MSNQTAAAPPVAAQRNNYAQAMVIIAALFFIFGFVTWLNSVLIPFLQQACELTDTVAYLVTFAFYISYVVMAIPSSVILKKIGFPKGMSLGLLIIAAGSLIFIPAAQMRSYPLFLVGLFTQGTGLALLQTASNPYVTILGPIESAAKRISIMGICNKLAGIIGIFVLAKLLFSDTEAVSAKIATLVGAEREAELDLLAGRLVVPYAVMAGVLVLLAIFVRRSHLPEINQDEDAAQAGGADKYGRKSVFDIPYLLIGVLSIFLYVGVEVLAIDTLTNYGTYTGLAKDVASHLAIYCLFAFGVGYMLGVALVPKVLSQKNALMICAIMGIVFTAGALLTSGMTSIVFIILLSFAHSLMWPGIWPLAIDKLGRFTKTGSALLVMGIGGGAILPLIYGAIVDAMGGNRQIPYAIMIPCYLVILYFAVAGHKKGLPAK
- a CDS encoding N(4)-(beta-N-acetylglucosaminyl)-L-asparaginase, with translation MKSRRNFLKTAALGAAALSLDGIPAAAASRGKARKPIVVSTWDFGIAANRAAWGVLGKGGRALDAVEAGVHVPEADEKNVTVGYGGYPDRDGRVTLDACIMDEFGNCGSVAAIEHIKHPISVARKVMEKTPHVMLVGDGALQFALENGFQKENLLTPESEKAWKEWLKKAEYKPVINIENQSYEGKGTTAFNPLRLPGNAWNHDTIGMVALDAAGNLSGACTTSGMAFKMHGRVGDSPIIGAGLYVDNEIGAATATGVGEEVIRVVGSFLVVELMRQGYSPEAACKEAVLRIVKKKPAKAKEIQIGFLALNKKGEHGAYCLHPGFSYACTTGEKEEELIKGKYYFQ
- a CDS encoding ROK family protein, which translates into the protein MSQQLAVGIDIGGTNTKFGIVDRRGNILCQDRMSTKAHEEVTMFLEELHQRLTKLIEQVGGIENIRGIGVGAPNGNYYTGNIEYAPNLRWKGIVPLAQMLEDLFGLPTVLTNDANAAALGEMTYGSARGMKDFITITLGTGVGSGIVANGQLIYGHDGFAGELGHVIVVPGGRLHPGTGARGSLESYASATGVTNTALELLEAHPELDSMLRNHSREEIDSKLIYEAAIKGDKLAIEIYEFTGKVLGEALANFVMFSSPEAIVLFGGLTQAGDLIMRPVREHMEVNLLPIFQNKVKLLFSELKESDAAILGASAMAWEMKD
- the porV gene encoding type IX secretion system outer membrane channel protein PorV — protein: MKKIHLFRHSIAALLLTCAGAASGQSTNNTVDITSSAVPFLRIAPDARSTGMGNMGLATSPDANSGLWNLAKTPFADSTGSLAVNYSPWLRDITESVYLLHAGGYYKLDDKQAISANIRYFSLGNLPLTDHNGQLLKTSYPREMSFDVGYARKLTDRFGIGVAFRYINSSLVRGNLNAVRYKAATAVAGDVSLFYSGLNDAGQGFTAGLALSNLGSRIAYRGDSDQKEFLPANLGLGAAYTFAMQEDHKLMLGAEVNKLMVPKMTDVKEYYETGAMEAWFKSFSNNTWRFSGGAEYSFRNAFSARLGYVSGKKREGSVHEITAGIGGRYRMVGMNLSYLVPTGNGTNRNPLSNTLRIGLTVDFAAPR
- a CDS encoding T9SS type A sorting domain-containing protein encodes the protein MNEGPSALTAPVILRTAATEYSRAGSYPITITTGIDRNYNITTVAGVLRVTEKPKDIVKAWASSRNTLQVNVTVMERQKASIMLFSTSGQRVYHEYISLDNRNNTFQLNVSNIPTGMYILQVLGDKIKLTQNVAIN
- a CDS encoding MFS transporter yields the protein MSTPQKQGTHPSFSVLVLVFFFWGFVAASNSILIPFCKAHFELTQIQSQLIDFAFYGAYFVGSLILYLLSAMKGVDILNRIGFKKGIIYGLIISGVGAAATIGAVNLGLGMTDKTAAFYLILGAYFIVALGFSLQQTAANPFAILLGDPAGGAHRLNLAGGVNSFGTTIGPIIVSILLFGSAKVSGDSGDTDISKINVLYLTLVGLFLAAAGIFAATKMPKGTEDDHFESSPKATRSLLGITLMFVVIAIGTGVTTHPLPYFIAGIVGILVILFYSQFTARSNGDGWGAMKYPQLIMGMIAIFVYVGVEVSTSSNLGELLKTPGFLTPEGLHESEISPYISIFWGGLMIGRWTGAISVFNISKIARQVLSVVVPFIAYAVILGANAMKGNDITILYPFAICIVIQILGFFYGQEKPAKTLLTFGVMGVAAMIIGLFTTGQVATFAFISGGLFCSVMWPCIFSLSIAGLGKYTGQGSSFLIMMILGGALVPPLQGGIADSIGIHTSYIVPVACFAYLAFFALRVKSILKSQGIDYESATSGGH